The Shewanella sp. MTB7 genome includes a window with the following:
- the glmU gene encoding bifunctional UDP-N-acetylglucosamine diphosphorylase/glucosamine-1-phosphate N-acetyltransferase GlmU — protein sequence MALNVVILAAGKGTRMRSDLPKVLHPIAHKSMVQHVIDTAHKVGSDEIQLVYGYGAEKLKSVLGEQQLNWVLQAEQLGTGHAVAQANSNIADDDTVLILYGDVPLIQSTTLETLLAAREDNGLAILTVNLPNPTGYGRIVREAGKVVGIIEQKDANAEQLTINEINTGIMAASGKQLKTWLGQLSSDNAQGEYYLTDIVAMAHKDGVVITTAQPESAIEVEGANNRVQLAQLERAYQARAAEKLMLEGANLRDPARIDIRGDVTVGMDVMIDINVIIQGKVTIGNNVTIGAGAILIDCDISDNAEIKPYSIVENAKMGVASSAGPFARLRPGAELKTDAHVGNFVEMKKAVLGEGSKAGHLAYIGDAQIGSGVNIGAGTITCNYDGANKHLTVIEDNVFVGSDTQLIAPVTIGKGATLGAGSTISSNVAANELVITRVKQRHLSGWVRPVKKKS from the coding sequence ATGGCATTGAACGTAGTGATTTTGGCTGCAGGTAAGGGAACTCGCATGCGCTCAGATCTCCCTAAAGTGTTACACCCTATAGCCCATAAGAGCATGGTTCAACATGTGATCGACACAGCACATAAGGTGGGAAGCGACGAAATTCAGCTGGTATATGGCTATGGTGCCGAAAAGCTTAAGAGTGTGTTGGGAGAGCAGCAGCTAAATTGGGTTTTACAAGCTGAACAGCTTGGTACTGGCCATGCAGTCGCTCAGGCAAACTCCAATATTGCTGATGACGATACTGTGCTTATTCTTTATGGCGATGTGCCTTTAATTCAAAGTACTACCCTTGAAACTCTGCTTGCTGCCCGCGAAGATAATGGTCTAGCCATTCTTACCGTTAATCTTCCTAATCCAACAGGTTATGGCCGTATCGTGCGTGAGGCGGGCAAAGTTGTGGGCATTATTGAGCAGAAAGATGCCAATGCTGAACAGCTGACGATTAATGAGATCAACACAGGTATTATGGCGGCGTCAGGTAAGCAGCTTAAAACTTGGCTTGGTCAGTTATCTTCTGACAATGCTCAGGGTGAATATTACCTAACTGATATCGTTGCGATGGCTCATAAAGATGGTGTGGTGATCACGACGGCTCAGCCTGAATCGGCGATTGAAGTGGAAGGTGCTAATAACCGAGTACAACTGGCTCAATTGGAGCGAGCTTATCAAGCGCGTGCTGCTGAGAAGTTGATGCTTGAAGGCGCTAATCTCAGAGACCCAGCCCGTATTGATATTCGCGGTGACGTGACTGTGGGCATGGATGTGATGATCGATATCAACGTCATTATTCAAGGTAAAGTGACCATAGGCAACAATGTGACTATCGGCGCTGGCGCGATCCTTATCGATTGTGATATTAGCGACAATGCTGAAATTAAACCTTACTCTATCGTTGAAAATGCCAAAATGGGTGTGGCTTCGAGTGCTGGGCCTTTTGCACGTTTACGTCCAGGCGCTGAGCTTAAAACCGACGCTCATGTCGGGAATTTCGTTGAGATGAAAAAAGCGGTGTTGGGTGAAGGCTCTAAAGCGGGTCATCTGGCTTATATTGGTGATGCACAAATCGGCAGTGGTGTGAATATTGGCGCCGGAACGATTACCTGTAACTATGATGGTGCAAATAAACATCTAACGGTTATTGAAGATAACGTCTTTGTGGGTAGTGATACTCAACTGATTGCTCCAGTGACCATAGGTAAAGGTGCGACCTTAGGTGCGGGCTCTACCATTAGTAGCAATGTCGCTGCTAACGAACTTGTTATCACTCGAGTTAAGCAGCGTCATTTAAGTGGCTGGGTAAGACCGGTAAAGAAGAAATCGTAA
- a CDS encoding DsrE/DsrF/TusD sulfur relay family protein, producing MQHVLIIVNDAPYGSEKLFNALRLVIQLNEHESPPAKVSLFLLSDAITAVLPKQQPGEGYNIGQMLEIVLAQHCEVKFCRSCVHARGLQDLSVIEGCEEATMDDLAQWVLVADKVITF from the coding sequence ATGCAACATGTACTTATCATCGTTAATGATGCTCCTTATGGATCAGAAAAGCTGTTTAATGCTTTGCGGCTTGTGATACAACTCAATGAACATGAAAGCCCACCAGCTAAGGTCAGTCTGTTTTTACTCTCAGATGCGATTACTGCTGTTTTGCCTAAACAGCAACCTGGTGAGGGTTACAATATTGGGCAGATGTTGGAGATTGTGCTGGCTCAACATTGTGAGGTGAAGTTTTGTCGCTCCTGTGTTCACGCTAGAGGTTTACAAGATCTTAGCGTCATCGAAGGTTGTGAAGAGGCGACGATGGATGACTTGGCTCAGTGGGTGCTGGTTGCTGATAAAGTTATTACCTTCTAA